A part of Onthophagus taurus isolate NC chromosome 7, IU_Otau_3.0, whole genome shotgun sequence genomic DNA contains:
- the LOC139430354 gene encoding uncharacterized protein codes for MSRGVDELARVVGEAISKKEYVRGGSAKLGRNEWWDGECMGAKREARTKLRQWRRGLAGVEEYREALRGYKEICKRKKKELREREAEEIRRVRQEGEVWKYINKIRKVREEITSEIQMTEWRDYFKGLLEGEEERRVEEVDTGGRRGEEMAGEQMEAALGGLKRGKAPGKDGVQNEAWLEATGEVRGKLLEALNKV; via the coding sequence ATGTCTAGGGGGGTGGACGAGCTGGCGCGGGTGGTGGGGGAAGCGATATCGAAGAAAGAGTACGTACGAGGGGGCAGTGCAAAGCTAGGCAGGAATGAATGGTGGGATGGTGAGTGCATGGGGGCGAAGAGAGAGGCGAGAACGAAGTTGAGACAGTGGCGGAGAGGGTTGGCGGGGGTGGAAGAATATAGGGAAGCATTGAGGGGATATAAAGAGATatgcaaaagaaaaaagaaagaattgaGGGAGAGGGAGGCGGAAGAGATTAGAAGGGTGAGACAAGAGGGTGAAGTTTGgaaatatataaacaaaataaggAAGGTACGAGAGGAAATTACCAGTGAAATACAAATGACGGAGTGGAGAGATTACTTCAAGGGTCTGCTGGAGGGGGAAGAGGAGAGGCGGGTAGAGGAGGTAGATACAGGGGGACGGAGAGGAGAGGAGATGGCCGGGGAACAAATGGAGGCGGCGTTGGGGGGACTAAAGAGGGGGAAGGCTCCAGGGAAGGACGGTGTCCAGAATGAGGCATGGCTGGAGGCAACGGGAGAAGTGAGGGGAAAGTTGTTGGAAGCGCTGAACAAAGTTTGA
- the LOC111420304 gene encoding esterase FE4-like yields the protein MLPPINYVLFSLLTFFVVGSSSEEIELTIPDGTLIGRVRYDRFGTEFYSFQSIPFAKPPVGHLRFKDPVENEPWLGIRDATQDVPQCVQISGSNIIGQEDCLYLNVDTPKLHKNESNLLPVIVFIHGGGFRSGSARDAIYGPEFLITEDIVLVKLNYRVNMFGFFSLDDPALGAPGNAGLKDQRLALEWVQKNIEYFGGDPDQVTIYGQSAGGASVHLHVLSPQSKGLFSKAIMQSGVGISPTKTGVQNSGLYLARVLGVTTDDVSEMFLTLQYLPPQFIMQGFLLLSQIYPMRWAGFHNPIVEKHKETAFLPDDPMKILREGNYNKVPMMIGYTDAEGIFFEQIIRNVTGQPQPVSDFFNFVPDELGILPGTPEALKLAEEIKEFYQGGVEISPDFMLPLININRDTWYAFPARRAAVEHIKNNGYPVYFYRFSADTELNVVKRMDSISMGFLGAAHADDIGYLFKTAISPEILNGSVEEIALQRVTRIWGSFAKHSHPLIEGDHWIPVVDGVLNYMDIGTFRDISGVNPDEENMSFWLDIFERFGVL from the exons atgttgccACCGATTAATTACGTTCTATTTTcattgttaacattttttgttgttggttCCTCTTCGGAAGAAATAGAGTTAACAATACCAGATGGGACATTAATAGGTCGAGTAAGATATGATCGTTTTGGAACGGAATTTTACAGTTTCCAAAGTATTCCATTTGCAAAACCGCCTGTAGGACATCTTAGATTTAAAGACCCAGTTGAAAACGAACCATGGCTTGGAATTAGAGATGCCACCCAAGATGTACCCCAATGTGTGCAAATTTCAGGTTCAAATATAATCGGACAAGAAGATTGCTTGTATTTGAACGTTGACACTCCGAAATTGCacaaaaatgaatcaaatcTTTTACcggttatagtttttatacaCGGAGGTGGTTTCAGGAGTGGATCTGCACGAGATGCCATTTACGGACCTGAATTTTTAATCACCGAAGATATTGTtttggttaaattaaattatagagTTAACATGTttg gttTCTTTAGTTTGGACGACCCTGCTCTTGGAGCTCCTGGAAATGCTGGTTTGAAAGATCAAAGATTAGCTTTGGAATGGgttcaaaaaaatatagaatattTCGGTGGTGATCCAGATCAAGTAACAATTTATGGCCAAAGCGCCGGTGGTGCTAGTGTACATCTTCACGTCCTTTCCCCGCAATCCAAAGGATTATTTTCTAAGGCAATCATGCAAAGTGGTGTGGGAATTAGTCCTACGAAGACGGGTGTTCAAAATAGTGGATTATATTTGGCTCGAGTATTAGGAGTAACCACCGATGATGTTTCGGAAATGTTTCTGACTCTTCAATATCTTCCACCTCAATTTATTATGCAAGGATTTTTACTGCTATCTCAA atttatccCATGCGTTGGGCAGGTTTTCATAATCCAATTGTAGAAAAACACAAAGAAACAGCTTTCTTACCGGATGATCCAATGAAAATTCTTCGAGAaggaaattataataaagtacCAATGATGATTGGGTACACAGACGCGGAAGGGATTTTTTTCGAACAAATCATTCGGAATGTAACGGGACAACCCCAACCAGTCAgtgacttttttaattttgtcccTGATGAGTTAGGAATTTTACCAGGGACACCAGAAGCGCTTAAATTGGcggaagaaataaaagaattttatcaAGGCGGTGTTGAAATTAGCCCTGACTTCATGTTACCtttgattaatattaataggGATACATGGTATGCTTTTCCAGCTAGAAGAGCTGCTGttgaacatattaaaaataatggatATCCCGtttatttttatcgattttccGCCGATACTGAATTAAACGTTGTAAAGCGGATGGATTCGATTTCGATGGGATTTCTAGGTGCTGCTCATGCAGATGATATaggatatttatttaaaacggcTATATCACCAGAAATTCTTAACGGTTCTGTAGAAGAGATTGCCCTCCAACGTGTTACTAGAATATGGGGCAGCTTTGCTAAACATTCACATCCTTTAATAGAGGGTGATCATTGGATACCGGTTGTTGATGGCGTTTTAAATTATATGGATATTGGGACATTTAGAGATATTTCCGGAGTTAATCCTGATGAAGAAAATATGAGTTTTTGGCTGGATATTTTCGAACGATTTGGTgttctataa